GACAACGCCCGCACCCCCGTGCAGTGGGACGCGAGCCCCCACGCCGGGTTCACCACCGGCGAGCCGTGGCTGGCGGTCAACCCCAACCACACCTGGCTCAACGCCGCCGCCCAGTACGACGACCCCGACTCGGTGTTCAACCACTACCGCCGGCTCATCGCGCTGCGCCACGAGCAGCCCGTGGTCGCCCTGGGCGACTTCCGCATGCTGCTGGCCGACCACCCGCACGTCTACGCCTACGAACGCGCCCTCGACGGCGACCGGCTGCTCGTCGTGGCCAACCTCGGCGGCGCGCCGCAGGCCGTCGACCTCGACCCCGGCTGGACCGCCGCCGACGTCGTCCTGACCAACCTCGGCCAGGCGCGGATCACCACCGGCCGCGCCGACCTGCACCCGTGGGAGGCGCTGGTGCTGCTCAAACGCCCCTGACCCGGCCGGCCCCACGCCGGTCCACCCCGAACAGGTCCGCGGCGATCCGGGCGGCCGACCGCGACCCGTCCACCACGACCACCCGGTGGCCCGGGTCGCGGGCCTGTCCGGCGACGGCGGCGGCGAACCGCGCGTCGCGCCGCATCCACCGCCGGAACGCGCCGCCCGGGTCCGGCGCGTCCCGCAGCAGCTCCCGCGCCCACGCCCGCCGCGCGTAGTGCCGCACCTGGAACCGCGGCGTCGGCACCAGCCACGCCGCCCGCGCCGCCGGCACACCCAACCCCGCCACCAGTTCCGGCAGCAGCGCCGCGCCCTCGACCACCACCGCGCCGCCGATCGCGGCCACGTCCCGCACGACCAGCGGGAACTGCTCGCGGTACGCGGCGAACCGGTCCGCCACCTGCACCCCGACCGGCCGCGCCAACCGCTCGCCCGCCGACCACGACACCAGCCGCGCCGCCACCCCGCCCGGCGCCTCGGCCGCGTGCCGCTCGAACCGGTCGTCGCACGAGTACGCCGTCGCCCCCCACGCCGCCGCGAGCAGCAAAGTCGTTTCGCGCCGAAAGGCGCCGTGCCGGACAATCGCCCGATCGATTCCGGACGCGATGGAGGATGACCGGGTGCTGGCTGGAGACATCGGGCTCGAACTGGGCCTGCGGGTGGCCGACGCGCTGAAGGCGGCGCTCGACGTGGACATCACCCCCGTCGAGGCGCTGATCCGACCCGCCGCCCCCGGCCGCGGCGCGGACTACCAGTGCAACGTCGCCATGAGCCTGGCCAAGAGGCTCGGCCGACCGCCCCGCGACGTCGCCGCCGCCCTCGTCGAGCACCTGGACGCCGCCGACCTGGTCGAGCCGCCCGAGGTCGCCGGACCGGGGTTCGTCAACCTCACCCTGCGCCGCGACTGGCTCCAGGAGCACACCTCCCGCCTGCTCGGCGACGACCGGCTGGGCGTGCCCGAGGCCCGGCCCCGCCGGTACGCCATCGACTACAGCAGCCCCAACGTGGCCAAGGAGATGCACGTCGGCCACCTGCGGTCCACCATCATCGGCGACGCCGTGGTGCGGCTGCTGGAGTTCGCGGGCCACGAGGTGATCCGGCACAACCACCTCGGTGACTGGGGCACCCCCTTCGGCATGCTCATCGAGCACCTGGTCGACCTCGGCTGGACCTCCGGCGAGCACTCCATCGGCGACCTCGACGGCTTCTACCAGCAGGCGCGCAAGAAGTTCGACGCCGACCCCGCCTTCGCCGACCGGGCCCGCCACCGCGTCGTGGCCCTGCAGGGCGGCGACGAGCCGACCCTGGCGCTGTGGCGGGAGCTGGTGCGCGAGTCCGAGCGGCACTTCGCCACCGTCTACGAGCTGCTGGGCGTGAAGCTGACCGACGGGGACTACTACGGCGAGAGCTTCTACAACCCGTTCCTGGACGAGGTCGTGGACGAGCTGGAGGCCAAGGGCCTCACCGAGGTCAGCGACGGCGCCGTGTGCGTGTTCCCGCCCGGCTTCACCAACCGCGAGGGCGAACCCCTCCCGCTGATCGTGCGCAAGAGCGACGGCGGCTACGGCTACGCCGGCACCGACCTGGCCACCGCCCGCTACTGGACCCGGGACCGCGGCGCCACCGACCTGCTCTACCTCGTCGGCACGCCCCAGGCCCAGCACTTCCGGATGGTCTTCGCCGCCTCCCGGGCCGCCGGGTGGCTCGACGACGACCACCGCGCCGCCCACATCGGGTTCGGCTCCGTCCTCGGCGAGGACGGCAAGATCCTGCGCACCCGCGCCGGCGGCACGGTGAAGCTGGTCGACCTGCTGCGCGAAGCCGTCGACCGCGCCGCCGCCGTCGTCGGCGAACGGTCCAAACAGGACCCCGAGGGGCAGGGGCGGGTGGCCCGCGCCGTCGGCATCGGCGCGGTCAAGTACGCCGACCTGTCCGGCGACCGCGAGAAGGACTACGTCTTCGCCTGGGACCGGATGCTGGCCATGGAGGGCAACACCTCCGTCTACCTCCAGTACGCCAACGCGCGCGTGCTGTCGATCGTGCGCCGCGTCGGGCACGACGCCGAACCCGGCACCCCGGTGGTCCTGGCCGAACCCGCCGAACGCGCCCTGGCGGTGAAGGTCCTGCAGTTCCCGGCCGCCCTGGCCACCGCGACCGAGGAGTACGCGCCGCACAAGCTGTGCACCTACCTGTACGAGACGGCGGTCGCGTTCTCCGCGTTCTACGAGAGCTGCCCGATCGCGCAGGCCGAGGACGACCGCACCCGCCGGTCCCGCCTCGTGCTGGCGCGGCTGACCTCCCGCGCCCTGACCCTGGGCCTGTCCCTGCTGGGGATCGAGGCCCCCGACCGCATGTGACCCCGGCCGGCCGGGGGACCGGCGCGGTCGAAGGACGGCACGGGTCAGGGGACCGGCGGGCTCAGGGGACCAGCACGACCTTGCCGGTGACCGTGCCCGACTCGGCCAGCCGCACGGCGTCCGCGACCCGCTCCAGCGGCACCCGCGCGGCCACCTCGGGCCGCAGCGACCCCTCGGCCAGCAGGCCGAACACCGCGCCCAGGTCCCGGGCCAGGCGGGCGCGGAAGCGGGTCGCGGCCCGCCTGCCCGCCCAGACGTTGAAGAACGTGGCGGTGCGGCCGTTGGGCAGCGCGTTCCACCACAGCAGCCGGGCGAACAGCGCCAGCACCGGCAGCCGGGCCGACCCCCGCCGGTCGCGGGTGGAGGCGGTGCCGTAGGCGACGAGCGCGCCGCGCGGCGCGAGCAGCCGGTAGGAGTCGACGATCCCGGGACCGCCGACGTGGTCGAACACCGCGTCCACCCCGCCGGGCGCCAGCGCGCGCACCCTGGCGGGCAGGTCGGCGTCGCGGTAGTCGACCGGGGTCGCGCCCAGCGCCCGCACCGCGTCGTGGTGGCGCGGCGACGCGGTGCCGATCACCCGTGCGCCCGCCAACCGGGCCAGCCGCACCAGGGTCGAGCCGACGCCGCCGTTCGCGCCGTGCACCAGCACCGTCTGCCCGGCGGCGACCCCCGCCACGTCGTGCAGCATCCGCCACGCCGTGAGGCCGTTGACCACCAGCGCCTCCGCCTCGGCGGGGTCGACGCCGTCGGGCACCGGCACCAGGTCGGCGGCGTCCACCACGGCGTGGCTGGCCCAGCCGCCGACCTTCGTCAGCGCCGCGAACCGCCCGCCCACCAGCGCCGGGTCCACGCCCGGCCCGACCTCGGCGACCGTGCCGACCAGGTCGTAGCCCGGCACGAACGGGAACGCGGGCTGGTCGTAGTACCTGCCCCGGCGCATCTGCTGCTCGGCGAACGACACCCCGGACGCCTCGACCCGCACCAGCGCCTGCCCCGCGCCGGGCGCGGGCCGTTCGCGGCGGCGCAGTTCGAGGCCGTCGGGCTCGACCACGCCCGGCAGCACGACCTCCAGGACCCGGTCCGTCGGCGTCTCGCCCATCCGTCCTCCAGGTGTGAGTGGTCAGTCACTCAGTACGACGCCGAGTGAACACCGACCGGGGTGAAGTGTCAAGCAGGGCAGCTAAAGGGGAGTGATCAGGTGATCACAGACGGGGGTAGACGTGCGTCTCCGTCGCCTTCACCGCGGCCCACAGCACGTCACCCGGCCGCAACCGCAGCTCCGCCACCGTCGCCGTGGTCACGTCCGCCAGCACCGGCGGCGCGCCGTCCAACCGCACCCGCGTGGTGTGCGCGTGCTGCTCGATCGCGGCCACCGCCACGCGCCACGTGTTGCGCGGGCTCCCGGCCGGCCGCCGCGGGTGCAGCCCCACCGCCGTGGGCGGGAACACCACGTGCACCGGCCCCGACGCCGGCTCCGCGACGGTGAACGCCCCGCCCCCGTCCAGCGCCACCGCCGTCCCCTCCGCCGTGCCCCGGTACAGGTTCAGGCCCACCAGGTCCGCGACGTAGTCGGTGCGCGGCCGCCGCGCCACCTCGGTCGGCGTGCCCTCCTGCACCACCCGGCCCCGCTCCAGCACCACCAGCCGGTCGGCCAGCACCATCGCGTCCACCGGGTCGTGCGTCACCAGCACCGCGTGCCCGGGGAAGTCCCGCAGGTGCCGGCCCAGCTCGGCGCGCACGTGCACCCGGGTCGCCGCGTCCAGCGCCGCCAGCGGCTCGTCCAGCAGCAGCAGCTCCGGGCCGGTCGCCAGGGCCCGCGCCAGCGCCACCCGCTGCGCCTGCCCGCCCGACAACGCGCGCGGCCGCACCCCGGCGTGCTCCGCCAACCCCACCCGGTCCAGCCACCGCGCCGCCTCCGCCCGCGCCGCCGCCCGCCCCGCGCCCCGCGCCCGCAGGCCGAACGCCACGTTCTCCAGCGCCGACAGGTGCGCGAACAGCAGGTAGTCCTGGAACACCACGCCGATCGGCCGCTGCCGCGCGGGCAGGAACACTCCCGGCGGCTCGTCCCACGTCCGCCCGCCCACCCGGACGTGCCCGCCGGTCAACGGCAGCAACCCCGCCAGGGCGCGCAACGCCGTGGTCTTGCCCGCCCCGTTCGGGCCGAGCAGCGCCACCACCTCGCCCGGCTCCACCACCAGCTCCGCGACCAGCCGGAACCGGTCGCGCGCCACCTCCAGCACCGCGCGCAGCGTCACGTCGGCCCGCTGATCCACCGGTCGCGCAACGCGGCCAGCACGCCCACCGACACCAGCAGCAGCACCACGCTCAGCACGATCGCCGCCTCCGGATCGGTCTCCAGCGCCAGGTACACCGCCAGCGGCATCGTCGTCGTCTCGCCCGGGAAGTTGCCCGCGAACGTGATCGTCGCCCCGAACTCGCCCAGCGCCCGCGCCCAGCACAGCACCGTCCCCGCCACCACGCCCGGCAGGACCGACGGCAGCGTCACCCGCCGGAACGCCAGCCAGCGCGACGCGCCCAGCGTCGCCGCGGCCTCCTCGTACCGCGGGTCGGCCGCGCGCAACGCCCCCTCCACCGAGATCACCAGGAACGGCATCGCCACGAACGCCTCCGCCAGCACCACCCCGGCCGTGGTGAACGGCAGCGACACGCCGAACCACGCCTCCAGGTGCTGCCCGACCAGCCCGCGCCGCCCCAGCACGAACAGCAGCGCCACCCCGCCCACCACCGGCGGCAGCACCAGCGGCACCGTCACCAGCGCCCGCAGCACACCCCGCCCCGGCACCTCGCCCCGCGCCAGCAACCACGCCAGCGGCACGCCCAGCACCAGGCACAGCGCCGTCGCCAGCGTCGCGCACACCAGCGACAACCGCAGCGCCTCGCCGACCTCCGCGTCCGCCAACCGCGCCGGCAGCGTCCGCCACGGCACGCGCGCCACCAGCCCCGCCAGCGGCACCAGCAGGAACGCCAGGCCCAGCACGGCCGGCAGCACCAGCACCGGGGGCAGCCCGCCCCCGGTCCGACGGCGGGTCGACCTCACGGCACGTCGAACCCGGCCTCGGCCAGCACGGCCCGGCCCCGGTCGGACCGCACGTGCTCCACGAACGCCCGCGCGCCCGCCGCGTTCGGCGCGCCCGCCAGCGGCGCGATCGGGTAGTCGTTGACCGCGTCGTCCGCCTCGGCGAACCCGATGCCCTCCACCTCGCCGCCCGCCGCCCGCACGTCGGTCCGGTACACCAGCCCCGCGTCCACCTCGCCCAGCCGCACCTTGGTCAGCACCGCCTTCACGTCCTGCTCCACCGTGTCCGGCCGGGCGGTCACCCCGGCGGCCGCGAACACCCGCCGCGCCGCCGCGCCGCACGGCACCTGCTCCGCGCACACCGCGACCTTCGCCGCCTCGTCGCCGAAGTCGGCCAACCCCGCGACCCCCGCCGGGTTGCCGCGCGGCACCGCGATCTCCAACCGGTTGCGCGCGAACACCACCGGCTCGGCGGCCGTCCCGCCCGCGTCCGCCACCTCCGCCATGTTCGCGGGCGCGGCCGAGGCGAACACGTCCGCCGGCGCGCCCTGCCCGAGCTGCCGCGCCAGCGCCGAGCTGCCGCCGAAGTTGAACACCACCTCCACGCCGGGGTGCGCGGCCTCGAACTCGTCGCCCAACACGGTGAACGTCCCGGTCAGCGACGCCGCCGCGAACACCGTGACCCGCTCCCGCGGGCCCGTGCCGCCGCACCCGGCCACCACGAGCAGCGCCACCAGCGCCAGCGCGCGCATCACGCCTCCGGGACCTCGACCACGACGTGGGTGGACTTGATCGAGGCCACCGCCACGCTGCCGACCTCCAGGCCCAGCTCGTCGGCCGAGTCGCGGCTCATCAGCGACACCACCCGGAACGGCCCGGCCTGCAGCTCCACCTGCGCCATCACCCCGTCCTTCACCACCCGCGTGACGATCCCGCGCATCCGGTTGCGCGCCGACGCCGCCACCGTCACCCCCGGCTCCGGCGCCTCGGCCAGCCGCTGCGCGAACACCGCCAGCTCCCGGCCGTCGACACCCTTGCGCCCGCTGTCGAGCCGCACCGACGCCAACCGGCCCTGCTCCACCCACCGGCGCACTGTGTCGTCGCTCACCCCGAGCAGGGAAGCGGCCTCGCTGATCCGCAGATTCGGCACGACGGCCAGTGTAGCGCCGCACGTGCGGAAGCGAGTGATCGTCGTTTCACCGGACCCCCTCCGGGTACGCCAAGCCCAACAGCGTGATCGGAGGAGCTGCCATGACCACCTCGGCCGAACGAGTCGGCGCCCGTCGCCGCCCCGTCCAGGCGCTCGCCCTGTTCGTGGGCGTGGTGTTCCTGCTGGTGGGGGTCCTCGGCTTCGTGCCGGGCGCGACCGCGGACCTCGACCGGATCACCTTCGCCGGCCCGCACTCCGGGGCCGAGCTGTTCGGCGTGTTCCAGGTGTCGGTCCTGCACAACGCCCTGCACCTGCTGTTCGGCGTGGCCGGGGTCCTGGCCGCCGCCACCCGCGGCGCGTCCCGCCTGTTCCTCGTCGCCGGCGGGTTCGCCTACCTGCTGCTGTGGATCTACGGCTCGGTCGTCCACTCGATCGACCACGAGGGCGGCCCGGCCAACTTCGCCCCGGTCAACCCCGCCGACAACCTCCTGCACCTCGGCCTCGGCGCCGGGATGGTCCTGCTCGCCGTGCTCGCCACGGTGGCCGAGCGCTCCGCCGGTCGCTACCCCGGCCGGGAACAACGCGGTGAGTGACGCCCGGGTGACCACCCACCCCCACCCGTCGCGTAAGTTCACCCGGCGAGGTGCTTGACGGGGAGGGCGTAGATGGCGAGTTCCGGAGGACGGCGGCATTTCGGGCGAGTGGACCCGTTCTGCCTGTTCATGGTCCTGCCGCTGGTGCTGATCGCGGGCATCCTGATCTGGGGCGGCCTGGCCTGGGTCGGCGTCGTCGTCATCGTCATCGCCGGGATCGTGGTGCTGGTCGACTCGTGGACCAACCGGCCCCTGCCGTTCGACGTGCCCGAGGACGACTACGACTACGACCCGCCCGCCTCCGGCAACCGGGCCTACTGACCGTTCACCCGTACGTGCAGGCGCCGCGGTGGTCCAGGGTGGCGGCCACCGCGACCCCGAACGGTCGCAGCGCCTCGTCGACGTCGACCACGTCCGCGACGCCCCCGCCCGGCAGGTGCTGCGCGGTCCCGAAGCCCCAGCGCGCCTGCCGGCGCGACCACACCCGGTCGACGTTGCAGTGGTGCAGGAAGAACACCGGGTCGTTGGGCGAGTCGACCCGCGCCACGTGCCCGCCCGCCCGGTCGCGCACCCCGCCGCTGGACGCCGAACCCCACGGCGGCACGTCGTAGGTCGACACGCCCGCCGCGGTGTCCACGTCGGACACCGTCGGCAGCGAGCCGCGCAATGCCATCGCCCGCCGCAACGCCGTCGAGGACGTGGCGCTGACGTTGATCCGCCACTTCACGGCGCCCGCGACCGGCCCGGTGGCGACCGGCCCGTTCCCGCCCGACCCGTTGCCGCCCGTGAAGTCCGGGGTGAACGGCGCGCCGGCGGTCGACCGGGTCGGCCGCCCGGTCCCAGCACGGCAGGTCCACCGCCGGGTCGTGCGCCTTCAACGCCTTCCCCAGCTCCAGCAGGTACTGCCGGTGCCACGGCAGGAACGACGGCGACATGTGCGCGAACCGGTGGCCGTCCACCGCGTTGGAGTACGACATGTGGGTGCGCACGAACCAGTCGTAGTTGCGGCCGATGGCCTGCGCCTTCAACGTCTTCGCCGCGGCGGCGAAGGCCGCCTTCTCGGCGTCGGCTCCGAGGGCCCGGCCGTCCCTCTCCTGTGGAGCGTGCGACGACGACGTCCCGCCATCAACGCCTGTCGCACGAACGAGTGGGGCGTCGGCCCGTCCCCGGAACGCGATCCCGTCAGGCGGTGCGAAGGGTCAGCAGGGAGATCTCGCTGGGCGCGAAGACCCGCAGCGGCGGACCCCAGAACCCCGCGCCCCGGCTCGTGTAGAGCCACGTCCGCTCGCCGTGCCGGCTCAGGCCCGCCAGCACCGGCTGCTGCAACCGCACCAGCAGGTGGAACGGCCAGATCTGGCCGCCGTGCGTGTGCCCCGACAGCTGGAGGTCCACGCCCGCCGCCACCGCCTTGCCGATCTCGCTGGGCTGGTGCGCCAGCAGCACCACCGGGTCCTCGGCCCGGACGCCCGCCAGCGCGGCGTCGAGGTCCGCGCCGTGCCCGGCCTCGCCGGAGTACGCGCCGGTCACGTCGTCCACGCCCGCGAACACCAACCGGGCCCCGCCGCGCTCCAGCACCCGGTGCTGGTTGTGCAGGCTCGTCCACCCCAGCTCGGCCATGTGGTCCAGCCACGCCTGGGCGTTGCCGATGTACTCGTGGTTGCCCGAGACGTAGAACCGGTGCGCCGCCCGCACGTCGCCCAGCGCGGCCGCCTGACCGCGGCGCTGCGCCACCGTGCCGTCCGCGATGTCGCCGACGTGCACCACGACGTCCGGGTCCAGCCCGTTGACCGCCGCCACCGTGCCCACGGACCACTTCGTGCGGTCGATCGCGCCGTAGTGGGTGTCGGCGAGCACCGCGATGGTCAGCCCGTCGAACGCCTCGTCGAGCCGGGGGAGCACCACGTCGGTCCGCTTCACCCGCGGCACCCTGCGCGCCTCGCGGATGCCGTAGGCGACCAGGAGCGTGCCGACCACTAGCAGCGCCACCGCGAGCAACCGGGCGCGGAACGGGTTCTCCACCCCCGCGACCGCCAGCACGAGCCGCAGCGCGTGCGCGATCACGGCCCACGAGAAGAACACCCACACCACGCCGAGCAGCAGGTGCGCGACGCGGGAGACCCGGTCGGAGTGCCGGCGGCCGTGCGCGCGGACCATCAGCAGCGGGAACGCCACCGTGACCATCGCGAAGAACGCCGTGCCGACCGCCTGCACCGGCCACGGCCACCGCGCGGACGGCGGGAGCAGCGCCGTCCACGGCACCCAGAAGAGCAACAGGGTCACCGTCACCAGCACCGCCGTGAAGGTGACGCGCCGCCGAGCGGACGGACGGGGTGGCGCGGTCGTCGTGCTCGACATCGGGTGCTCCTCGACGGGCTTTACGAACCAGCGGGCTCTTATCGACGGTAACCCGCCGCGCGGCCGGTGTCCAAGTCCGGCCCGGTTTGGCCCCGGGGCGGGCGGAAACCCTGGTCGCATGCCTGACGAGAAGATCGACACGACCGACGACAACCCGGTCGGCACGACCGGTGACAGCCCGACCGGTGACGACTTGACCGACGCGGCCGCGCAGGACGAGCGGCTGGCCGAGTCCCAGCGCAACATCGACGAGGCGAAGGCGCTCGCCGCGGACCTCGCCGAGAAGACCCCCGACCCGCTCCCCGGCGGCGATTCGGCCGAGGGGACGCCTCCCGGCCCCTGAACGCGCGCGGTTTGCCCTGCGTAGCGGAGTCCATAATGGACTCACCCGAATGGCGGTTGAGAACGCGCACACCGATATGGATAGTTCCATCTTCGGTGACGCAACGCGTCGATCACAGGCCGTTTGACTTGGGGGTAACCGGGCGTGGCTCGTCCACTCCGCAGCGTGGTGGACGATCCGCTCTCATCACCCGATCAGACCGGACCACGCCGGACCAGGAAGCTGGCCGAGATCTACGCCTGGCTCAGCGCCGTCGCGTTCACACTCCAGCTGTTCTTCGTCGGCACCGGGCCCGGCCACTTCGTCCTGGCCGCCCTGGTGCCGCTCGTGCTCGTGTCGTGGTGGCTGCGCCCCAAGCGGGACAGCTGGCTCGTCGCGGCGGTCGAGTGCGTCGTCGCCCACGGCGGCGCGTTCGTGCTGCCCAACCCGCAACCCGTCATCGCCTTCCTGTTCGCGGTCACCGTGCGGCGCGCGCTGCGCGGCGACCACGGCCTGTTCCCGCTCAAAGCGCTGCCCGCGCTGCTGGGCTACCTGAGCGGGTGCGCGGTGTGGTTCGCCGCCACCCCCGCCGCGGTGTCCGGCCCGCTCGTCCTGGCCGCGCTGATGCCGCTGGTCGGGCTCGTGGTCGGCGCGATGGCGCTGCACGAGACGTCCCGCTCGTCCCGGCTCGTCGGCGATGCCCACCGCACCGTCGAGGCGGTCGTGCGGGCCAGCCCGGTCGGGCTCGTGCTGCTCGACGCCGAGGGCTCGCCGCGCCTGCACAACGACCGGGCCCGCGAGCTGCTGGCGTGGACGCCCGACCGGCCGGGCCGGGTGCCCTGCCCGCACGGCCCCGACATCGCCACCTGCGACCAGGGCTGCCGCGCCGCCGAGGTCGAGGTCGAGGTCGAGGTCGAGGTGCGCCGCACCGACGGCTCGACCGGCGTCCTGGCGGTGCACGCCGTGCCCGTCGAGCACGTCTCCGAGCCGCACACCCTCGTCACCGCGCTGGACGTGAGCAAGCGCCGCGAGTGGGAGGACGCGCTGCGCACCCGCGCCGAGCGCGACGAGCTGACCGGCCTGGCCGGGCGCACCCACTTCCTGCACCTGGTGGAGGAGGCGCTGCGCGCCGGCGAGGCAGTCGGCCTGCTGGTGATCGACCTCGACGGCTTCAAGGAGGTCAACGACGCCGAGGGCCACGAGGCGGGCGACTGGTACCTGGTGTCGGCGGCCGAGCGGATCGGCCGCGCCATCGGACCCGTGGCCACCGCCGCGCGGCTGGGCGGCGACGAGTTCGCCGTGCTCGCCGCCGGCCACGACGTCCGCGACGCGGCCCGGCTGGCCACCCGCGTCCTGTCCGAGCTGGCCCGGCCGCTGACCGGGCTGGGGCACGAGACGGTGATCCGGGCCAGCGTCGGCATCGCCGTGTCCTCGCCCGGCGTCGGCACGGCGGACCTGCTGCGCGACGCCGACACCGCCATGTACGTGGCCAAGCGGGAGGGCGGCGCGCGCATCCGGCTGTTCCAGCCCGAGATGGGGGAGCGGGTGCTGGCCCGGCAGCGCGACAAGGTCGACCTGCGCGCGGCCGTGTCCGAGGGGCAGCTGGTGCTGCACTACCAGCCGATCGTGGACCTGGCCACGTCCACGGCGGCCGGCGCGGAGGCCCTGGTGCGGTGGCAGCGGCCGGGGCACGGGCTGCTCGGGCCCGGCGAGTTCATCGGGCTGGCCGAGGAGACCGGGATCATCGTGCCGCTGGGCAACAAGGTGCTGGCGGGCGCGTGCGAGCAGGCCATGCGGTGGCGCGAGCAGGGACGCGCGCTCGGCGTGACGGTGAACGTGTCCACCCGGCAGCTGTCCGCGCCCGGGTTCCTGCCGTCGCTGGACCGGGTGCTCAAGACCACCGGCCTGCCGCCGGAGCGGCTGACCATCGAGGTCACCGAGTCGGTCTGGGCCGACGGCGCCGCGATGCGCGGGCTGATGGAGGTGCGGGAGACCGGC
This genomic window from Saccharothrix sp. HUAS TT1 contains:
- the modA gene encoding molybdate ABC transporter substrate-binding protein yields the protein MRALALVALLVVAGCGGTGPRERVTVFAAASLTGTFTVLGDEFEAAHPGVEVVFNFGGSSALARQLGQGAPADVFASAAPANMAEVADAGGTAAEPVVFARNRLEIAVPRGNPAGVAGLADFGDEAAKVAVCAEQVPCGAAARRVFAAAGVTARPDTVEQDVKAVLTKVRLGEVDAGLVYRTDVRAAGGEVEGIGFAEADDAVNDYPIAPLAGAPNAAGARAFVEHVRSDRGRAVLAEAGFDVP
- a CDS encoding DUF4383 domain-containing protein; this translates as MTTSAERVGARRRPVQALALFVGVVFLLVGVLGFVPGATADLDRITFAGPHSGAELFGVFQVSVLHNALHLLFGVAGVLAAATRGASRLFLVAGGFAYLLLWIYGSVVHSIDHEGGPANFAPVNPADNLLHLGLGAGMVLLAVLATVAERSAGRYPGREQRGE
- a CDS encoding molybdopterin-binding protein; this encodes MPNLRISEAASLLGVSDDTVRRWVEQGRLASVRLDSGRKGVDGRELAVFAQRLAEAPEPGVTVAASARNRMRGIVTRVVKDGVMAQVELQAGPFRVVSLMSRDSADELGLEVGSVAVASIKSTHVVVEVPEA
- a CDS encoding metallophosphoesterase, whose product is MSSTTTAPPRPSARRRVTFTAVLVTVTLLLFWVPWTALLPPSARWPWPVQAVGTAFFAMVTVAFPLLMVRAHGRRHSDRVSRVAHLLLGVVWVFFSWAVIAHALRLVLAVAGVENPFRARLLAVALLVVGTLLVAYGIREARRVPRVKRTDVVLPRLDEAFDGLTIAVLADTHYGAIDRTKWSVGTVAAVNGLDPDVVVHVGDIADGTVAQRRGQAAALGDVRAAHRFYVSGNHEYIGNAQAWLDHMAELGWTSLHNQHRVLERGGARLVFAGVDDVTGAYSGEAGHGADLDAALAGVRAEDPVVLLAHQPSEIGKAVAAGVDLQLSGHTHGGQIWPFHLLVRLQQPVLAGLSRHGERTWLYTSRGAGFWGPPLRVFAPSEISLLTLRTA
- a CDS encoding ABC transporter ATP-binding protein → MTLRAVLEVARDRFRLVAELVVEPGEVVALLGPNGAGKTTALRALAGLLPLTGGHVRVGGRTWDEPPGVFLPARQRPIGVVFQDYLLFAHLSALENVAFGLRARGAGRAAARAEAARWLDRVGLAEHAGVRPRALSGGQAQRVALARALATGPELLLLDEPLAALDAATRVHVRAELGRHLRDFPGHAVLVTHDPVDAMVLADRLVVLERGRVVQEGTPTEVARRPRTDYVADLVGLNLYRGTAEGTAVALDGGGAFTVAEPASGPVHVVFPPTAVGLHPRRPAGSPRNTWRVAVAAIEQHAHTTRVRLDGAPPVLADVTTATVAELRLRPGDVLWAAVKATETHVYPRL
- the argS gene encoding arginine--tRNA ligase, giving the protein MLAGDIGLELGLRVADALKAALDVDITPVEALIRPAAPGRGADYQCNVAMSLAKRLGRPPRDVAAALVEHLDAADLVEPPEVAGPGFVNLTLRRDWLQEHTSRLLGDDRLGVPEARPRRYAIDYSSPNVAKEMHVGHLRSTIIGDAVVRLLEFAGHEVIRHNHLGDWGTPFGMLIEHLVDLGWTSGEHSIGDLDGFYQQARKKFDADPAFADRARHRVVALQGGDEPTLALWRELVRESERHFATVYELLGVKLTDGDYYGESFYNPFLDEVVDELEAKGLTEVSDGAVCVFPPGFTNREGEPLPLIVRKSDGGYGYAGTDLATARYWTRDRGATDLLYLVGTPQAQHFRMVFAASRAAGWLDDDHRAAHIGFGSVLGEDGKILRTRAGGTVKLVDLLREAVDRAAAVVGERSKQDPEGQGRVARAVGIGAVKYADLSGDREKDYVFAWDRMLAMEGNTSVYLQYANARVLSIVRRVGHDAEPGTPVVLAEPAERALAVKVLQFPAALATATEEYAPHKLCTYLYETAVAFSAFYESCPIAQAEDDRTRRSRLVLARLTSRALTLGLSLLGIEAPDRM
- a CDS encoding medium chain dehydrogenase/reductase family protein; the encoded protein is MGETPTDRVLEVVLPGVVEPDGLELRRRERPAPGAGQALVRVEASGVSFAEQQMRRGRYYDQPAFPFVPGYDLVGTVAEVGPGVDPALVGGRFAALTKVGGWASHAVVDAADLVPVPDGVDPAEAEALVVNGLTAWRMLHDVAGVAAGQTVLVHGANGGVGSTLVRLARLAGARVIGTASPRHHDAVRALGATPVDYRDADLPARVRALAPGGVDAVFDHVGGPGIVDSYRLLAPRGALVAYGTASTRDRRGSARLPVLALFARLLWWNALPNGRTATFFNVWAGRRAATRFRARLARDLGAVFGLLAEGSLRPEVAARVPLERVADAVRLAESGTVTGKVVLVP
- a CDS encoding tyrosinase family protein: MKWRINVSATSSTALRRAMALRGSLPTVSDVDTAAGVSTYDVPPWGSASSGGVRDRAGGHVARVDSPNDPVFFLHHCNVDRVWSRRQARWGFGTAQHLPGGGVADVVDVDEALRPFGVAVAATLDHRGACTYG
- the modB gene encoding molybdate ABC transporter permease subunit, whose product is MRSTRRRTGGGLPPVLVLPAVLGLAFLLVPLAGLVARVPWRTLPARLADAEVGEALRLSLVCATLATALCLVLGVPLAWLLARGEVPGRGVLRALVTVPLVLPPVVGGVALLFVLGRRGLVGQHLEAWFGVSLPFTTAGVVLAEAFVAMPFLVISVEGALRAADPRYEEAAATLGASRWLAFRRVTLPSVLPGVVAGTVLCWARALGEFGATITFAGNFPGETTTMPLAVYLALETDPEAAIVLSVVLLLVSVGVLAALRDRWISGPT